A portion of the Malania oleifera isolate guangnan ecotype guangnan chromosome 3, ASM2987363v1, whole genome shotgun sequence genome contains these proteins:
- the LOC131151694 gene encoding DEAD-box ATP-dependent RNA helicase 46 isoform X2: protein MATAEPAPTSLGPRYAPDDPSLPKPWKGLIDGSTGLLYYWNPETNITQYEKPAALPPPLPPGPPPAVSTPKLASVPSAQQVQPNGVVGQQASQMVQTPQNHGQVIPQQQGSLGASVPQQQHTQMPQTGQQQSPQLGQSVLQPGQLTPQQLGPQMLQHPGQQMPHLINQQLPQQMGPQMPLQPVQQMPQQLTHSQGHQFSHQQMQYIAYQQSMLPQGPQAMQQQSPHIAQLQQFPHQQEHKSGFVQREEIDLQQGKRIGFSPSQVQQSGASSVQNLPTGTNSIQMAQMGVQSGQAQQFSGSSVNLQHPTSSAPLQQTRTELVPQQHGPRFQNQVGPAMMQSQQPTVPPAAFKTGYEDNLHGRGGNEYYYNTNKEGPVMAPQQPKLAAIPMARNQQDTRMGVPLQNATPVHAGGLNAPPGPNMHNMYNHATGGPAFSNMRQPPTVFGSSDAANLSPVDVYRQQNEGDNVPAPFMTFEATGFPPEILREIHFAGFSSPTPIQAQSWPIALQNRDIVAIAKTGSGKTLGYLIPAFILLRRRRNNPVHGPTVLVLAPTRELATQIQEEVIKFGRSYRVSCTCLYGGAPKGPQLKELDRGADIVVATPGRLNDILEMKKIEFGQVSLLVLDEADRMLDMGFEPQIRKIVNEIPPHRQTLMYTATWPKEVRKIASDLLVSPVQVNIGNVDELAANKSITQYVEVVSQMGKQKRLEQILRAQERGSKVIIFCSTKRLCDQLARSIGRNFGAAVIHGDKSQGERDWVLNQFRSGKSPILVATDVAARGLDIKDIRVVINYDFPTGIEDYVHRIGRTGRAGATGVSYTFFSDQDWKYAADLIKVLEGANQHVPPEVREMALRGGPPFGKDRGGINRFDSGGSGGRWDSGGRSGMRDGGFGGRGSMRDGNFGGRAGGFRDGGFGGRGSGRDGPSGGHGARNDFFPGRGNRGRGFGSPGGSHVGWSRNERGPHDRYNTMDGRGRGRGRSRFDNRRDFPDRSRGRSYSSSPERVRTWGYSRSRSRSRSWSRSRSRSRSRSRSRSWRRSRSRSRSPSSSRSYSRSRSHSHSRSYDRHERPREQDVKKDLTVQEFEAPPEAKMSPMSALTRSNAFTGSEPAVQPTIVETTEPVQPQAPGDPHH from the exons ATGGCTACTGCAGAGCCTGCTCCTACTTCCCTTGGGCCTCGTTACGCGCCGGATGATCCCAGTCTTCCAAAACCTTGGAAGGGGTTGATTGATGGAAGCACAGGCCTCTTATACTACTGGAATCCTGAAACAAACATTACCCAGTATGAAAAGCCAGCTGCTTTACCACCTCCTTTGCCACCTGGTCCACCACCTGCTGTGTCAACACCGAAGCTGGCTTCGGTACCGTCAGCCCAGCAAGTGCAACCAAATGGCGTGGTAGGTCAGCAGGCGTCACAAATGGTGCAAACCCCACAAAATCATGGGCAAGTAATTCCGCAGCAGCAGGGTTCTCTGGGGGCTTCTGTTCCTCAGCAACAGCATACTCAAATGCCACAAACTGGGCAACAACAAAGTCCTCAATTGGGACAATCTGTGTTACAGCCAGGGCAGCTAACTCCACAGCAGCTTGGGCCACAAATGTTGCAGCATCCAGGGCAGCAAATGCCTCACCTGATCAATCAGCAATTACCACAACAGATGGGGCCGCAAATGCCATTGCAGCCAGTGCAGCAAATGCCACAGCAATTGACACACTCACAGGGGCATCAATTTTCACATCAGCAGATGCAGTATATTGCATATCAGCAATCAATGCTTCCCCAGGGGCCTCAAGCAATGCAGCAACAGAGTCCACATATTGCACAACTGCAGCAGTTTCCCCATCAGCAAGAGCACAAATCAGGATTTGTGCAAAGGGAGGAAATTGATCTTCAACAAGGAAAACGAATTGGGTTTTCTCCATCGCAGGTCCAACAATCTGGCGCCTCGTCTGTGCAGAACTTGCCTACTGGAACAAATTCCATTCAGATGGCACAAATGGGGGTTCAGTCCGGTCAGGCCCAGCAGTTTAGTGGCTCATCAGTCAATTTGCAGCATCCTACTTCATCAGCTCCACTGCAGCAAACTAGGACTGAGTTGGTTCCTCAGCAACATGGTCCCAGGTTTCAGAATCAGGTCGGCCCAGCAATGATGCAAAGTCAGCAGCCAACAGTGCCCCCTGCTGCATTTAAAACAGGTTATGAGGACAATCTACATGGAAGAGGTGGGAATGAATACTACTACAACACAAACAAGGAAGGCCCAGTTATGGCTCCTCAGCAGCCCAAGCTTGCAGCAATACCGATGGCGAGAAATCAGCAG GATACAAGGATGGGTGTTCCACTTCAAAATGCCACTCCTGTTCATGCTGGTGGATTGAATGCTCCACCTGGGCCTAACATGCATAACATGTATAATCATGCAACTGGTGGTCCTGCATTTTCTAATATGAGGCAGCCTCCAACAGTTTTTGGATCTTCAGATGCTGCTAATCTCTCACCTGTTGACGTTTATCGTCAACAAAATGAA GGTGACAATGTTCCTGCTCCTTTCATGACCTTTGAAGCCACTGGGTTCCCTCCAGAGATACTAAGAGAG ATACATTTTGCCGGTTTTTCTTCTCCTACACCTATTCAAGCACAATCATGGCCTATTGCCTTGCAAAATAGGGATATAGTGGCCATTGCAAAGACAGGTTCTGGGAAAACGTTGGGTTATTTGATCCCTGCCTTCATTCTTCTTAGACGACGCCGTAATAATCCTGTACATGGCCCCACAGTGTTAGTCTTGGCTCCAACTCGGGAGTTAGCGACACAAATACAGGAGGAGGTTATCAAGTTTGGTCGGTCTTATAGAGTCTCTTGCACG tGCTTGTATGGCGGAGCTCCAAAGGGACCTCAGCTAAAAGAACTAGACCGTGGAGCAGATATCGTTGTGGCAACTCCTGGTCGGTTGAATGACATCCTTGAGATGAAGAAGATTGAGTTTGGGCAAGTTTCTCTCCTTGTGCTTGATGAGGCGGATCGAATGCTTGATATGGGTTTTGAACCTCAGATCCGTAAGATTGTGAATGAGATACCACCACACAGGCAAACTCTTATGTACACTGCTACTTGGCCTAAAGAAGTGAGAAAAATAGCAAGTGATCTTCTAGTTAGTCCTGTACAAGTGAACATTGGTAATGTTGATGAACTGGCTGCAAACAAGTCTATTACTCAG TATGTTGAAGTAGTGTCGCAAATGGGGAAGCAGAAGCGCTTGGAGCAGATTCTTAGAGCCCAAGAACGTGGCTCTAAAGTTATTATTTTCTGTTCCACAAAAAGGTTGTGTGACCAGCTAGCACGCAGTATAGGGCGTAACTTTGGGGCTGCTGTAATTCATGGAGACAAATCTCAAGGTGAGAGAGACTGGGTTCTGAATCAGTTTCGAAGTGGCAAGTCCCCAATTTTAGTTGCCACCGATGTTGCTGCCCGGGGGCTTGACATAAAAGACATAAG AGTGGTAATAAACTATGACTTTCCGACTGGGATTGAGGATTATGTTCACCGAATTGGAAGAACTGGAAGGGCTGGGGCTACAGGAGTGTCATATACATTTTTCTCAGATCAGGACTGGAAATATGCTGCTGATTTGATAAAAGTTCTGGAAGGGGCTAACCAGCACGTGCCTCCTGAGGTGCGAGAGATGGCTTTGCGTGGTGGGCCTCCTTTTGGCAAGGATCGGGGTGGGATTAATCGTTTTGATTCTGGCGGCAGCGGTGGGCGTTGGGATTCTGGAGGCCGCAGTGGCATGAGAGATGGTGGCTTTGGTGGCCGTGGTAGCATGAGGGATGGTAACTTTGGTGGCCGTGCTGGTGGCTTCAGAGATGGTGGCTTTGGTGGTCGTGGCAGCGGAAGGGATGGTCCTTCTGGGGGCCATGGTGCAAGAAATGACTTCTTTCCTGGGCGTGGAAACAGGGGGCGGGGATTTGGCAGCCCTGGTGGCAGTCATGTTGGTTGGAGCAGAAATGAACGCGGGCCACATGATCGCTACAACACAATGGATGGGCGTGGTCGTGGGCGTGGACGGAGCCGTTTTGATAACAGGAGAGACTTTCCAGATAGGAGTAGGGGCAGAAGCTATAGCTCTAGCCCAGAAAGGGTTCGTACATGGGGTTATAGCAGAAGTAGAAGCAGAAGTCGGAGTTGGAGCCGGAGCCGGAGCCGGAGCCGGAGCAGGAGCAGGAGCCGTAGCTGGAGGCGGAGCCGGTCCCGTAGCCGTAGTCCTAGCTCTAGTCGTAGCTACAGTCGCAGCCGTAGCCACAGTCACAGTCGCAGCTATGATCGACATGAGAGGCCGCGCGAACAAGATGTTAAGAAAGACCTCACTGTGCAAGAATTTGAGGCTCCTCCTGAAGCAAAGATGTCTCCAATGTCTGCCCTTACTCGGAGCAATGCATTTACAGGTTCTGAGCCTGCAGTGCAGCCAACGATAGTTGAAACTACTGAACCGGTGCAACCTCAGGCTCCAGGAGACCCTCATCACTAA
- the LOC131151694 gene encoding DEAD-box ATP-dependent RNA helicase 46 isoform X1, which produces MATAEPAPTSLGPRYAPDDPSLPKPWKGLIDGSTGLLYYWNPETNITQYEKPAALPPPLPPGPPPAVSTPKLASVPSAQQVQPNGVVGQQASQMVQTPQNHGQVIPQQQGSLGASVPQQQHTQMPQTGQQQSPQLGQSVLQPGQLTPQQLGPQMLQHPGQQMPHLINQQLPQQMGPQMPLQPVQQMPQQLTHSQGHQFSHQQMQYIAYQQSMLPQGPQAMQQQSPHIAQLQQFPHQQEHKSGFVQREEIDLQQGKRIGFSPSQVQQSGASSVQNLPTGTNSIQMAQMGVQSGQAQQFSGSSVNLQHPTSSAPLQQTRTELVPQQHGPRFQNQVGPAMMQSQQPTVPPAAFKTGYEDNLHGRGGNEYYYNTNKEGPVMAPQQPKLAAIPMARNQQDTRMGVPLQNATPVHAGGLNAPPGPNMHNMYNHATGGPAFSNMRQPPTVFGSSDAANLSPVDVYRQQNEVTATGDNVPAPFMTFEATGFPPEILREIHFAGFSSPTPIQAQSWPIALQNRDIVAIAKTGSGKTLGYLIPAFILLRRRRNNPVHGPTVLVLAPTRELATQIQEEVIKFGRSYRVSCTCLYGGAPKGPQLKELDRGADIVVATPGRLNDILEMKKIEFGQVSLLVLDEADRMLDMGFEPQIRKIVNEIPPHRQTLMYTATWPKEVRKIASDLLVSPVQVNIGNVDELAANKSITQYVEVVSQMGKQKRLEQILRAQERGSKVIIFCSTKRLCDQLARSIGRNFGAAVIHGDKSQGERDWVLNQFRSGKSPILVATDVAARGLDIKDIRVVINYDFPTGIEDYVHRIGRTGRAGATGVSYTFFSDQDWKYAADLIKVLEGANQHVPPEVREMALRGGPPFGKDRGGINRFDSGGSGGRWDSGGRSGMRDGGFGGRGSMRDGNFGGRAGGFRDGGFGGRGSGRDGPSGGHGARNDFFPGRGNRGRGFGSPGGSHVGWSRNERGPHDRYNTMDGRGRGRGRSRFDNRRDFPDRSRGRSYSSSPERVRTWGYSRSRSRSRSWSRSRSRSRSRSRSRSWRRSRSRSRSPSSSRSYSRSRSHSHSRSYDRHERPREQDVKKDLTVQEFEAPPEAKMSPMSALTRSNAFTGSEPAVQPTIVETTEPVQPQAPGDPHH; this is translated from the exons ATGGCTACTGCAGAGCCTGCTCCTACTTCCCTTGGGCCTCGTTACGCGCCGGATGATCCCAGTCTTCCAAAACCTTGGAAGGGGTTGATTGATGGAAGCACAGGCCTCTTATACTACTGGAATCCTGAAACAAACATTACCCAGTATGAAAAGCCAGCTGCTTTACCACCTCCTTTGCCACCTGGTCCACCACCTGCTGTGTCAACACCGAAGCTGGCTTCGGTACCGTCAGCCCAGCAAGTGCAACCAAATGGCGTGGTAGGTCAGCAGGCGTCACAAATGGTGCAAACCCCACAAAATCATGGGCAAGTAATTCCGCAGCAGCAGGGTTCTCTGGGGGCTTCTGTTCCTCAGCAACAGCATACTCAAATGCCACAAACTGGGCAACAACAAAGTCCTCAATTGGGACAATCTGTGTTACAGCCAGGGCAGCTAACTCCACAGCAGCTTGGGCCACAAATGTTGCAGCATCCAGGGCAGCAAATGCCTCACCTGATCAATCAGCAATTACCACAACAGATGGGGCCGCAAATGCCATTGCAGCCAGTGCAGCAAATGCCACAGCAATTGACACACTCACAGGGGCATCAATTTTCACATCAGCAGATGCAGTATATTGCATATCAGCAATCAATGCTTCCCCAGGGGCCTCAAGCAATGCAGCAACAGAGTCCACATATTGCACAACTGCAGCAGTTTCCCCATCAGCAAGAGCACAAATCAGGATTTGTGCAAAGGGAGGAAATTGATCTTCAACAAGGAAAACGAATTGGGTTTTCTCCATCGCAGGTCCAACAATCTGGCGCCTCGTCTGTGCAGAACTTGCCTACTGGAACAAATTCCATTCAGATGGCACAAATGGGGGTTCAGTCCGGTCAGGCCCAGCAGTTTAGTGGCTCATCAGTCAATTTGCAGCATCCTACTTCATCAGCTCCACTGCAGCAAACTAGGACTGAGTTGGTTCCTCAGCAACATGGTCCCAGGTTTCAGAATCAGGTCGGCCCAGCAATGATGCAAAGTCAGCAGCCAACAGTGCCCCCTGCTGCATTTAAAACAGGTTATGAGGACAATCTACATGGAAGAGGTGGGAATGAATACTACTACAACACAAACAAGGAAGGCCCAGTTATGGCTCCTCAGCAGCCCAAGCTTGCAGCAATACCGATGGCGAGAAATCAGCAG GATACAAGGATGGGTGTTCCACTTCAAAATGCCACTCCTGTTCATGCTGGTGGATTGAATGCTCCACCTGGGCCTAACATGCATAACATGTATAATCATGCAACTGGTGGTCCTGCATTTTCTAATATGAGGCAGCCTCCAACAGTTTTTGGATCTTCAGATGCTGCTAATCTCTCACCTGTTGACGTTTATCGTCAACAAAATGAAGTTACGGCAACG GGTGACAATGTTCCTGCTCCTTTCATGACCTTTGAAGCCACTGGGTTCCCTCCAGAGATACTAAGAGAG ATACATTTTGCCGGTTTTTCTTCTCCTACACCTATTCAAGCACAATCATGGCCTATTGCCTTGCAAAATAGGGATATAGTGGCCATTGCAAAGACAGGTTCTGGGAAAACGTTGGGTTATTTGATCCCTGCCTTCATTCTTCTTAGACGACGCCGTAATAATCCTGTACATGGCCCCACAGTGTTAGTCTTGGCTCCAACTCGGGAGTTAGCGACACAAATACAGGAGGAGGTTATCAAGTTTGGTCGGTCTTATAGAGTCTCTTGCACG tGCTTGTATGGCGGAGCTCCAAAGGGACCTCAGCTAAAAGAACTAGACCGTGGAGCAGATATCGTTGTGGCAACTCCTGGTCGGTTGAATGACATCCTTGAGATGAAGAAGATTGAGTTTGGGCAAGTTTCTCTCCTTGTGCTTGATGAGGCGGATCGAATGCTTGATATGGGTTTTGAACCTCAGATCCGTAAGATTGTGAATGAGATACCACCACACAGGCAAACTCTTATGTACACTGCTACTTGGCCTAAAGAAGTGAGAAAAATAGCAAGTGATCTTCTAGTTAGTCCTGTACAAGTGAACATTGGTAATGTTGATGAACTGGCTGCAAACAAGTCTATTACTCAG TATGTTGAAGTAGTGTCGCAAATGGGGAAGCAGAAGCGCTTGGAGCAGATTCTTAGAGCCCAAGAACGTGGCTCTAAAGTTATTATTTTCTGTTCCACAAAAAGGTTGTGTGACCAGCTAGCACGCAGTATAGGGCGTAACTTTGGGGCTGCTGTAATTCATGGAGACAAATCTCAAGGTGAGAGAGACTGGGTTCTGAATCAGTTTCGAAGTGGCAAGTCCCCAATTTTAGTTGCCACCGATGTTGCTGCCCGGGGGCTTGACATAAAAGACATAAG AGTGGTAATAAACTATGACTTTCCGACTGGGATTGAGGATTATGTTCACCGAATTGGAAGAACTGGAAGGGCTGGGGCTACAGGAGTGTCATATACATTTTTCTCAGATCAGGACTGGAAATATGCTGCTGATTTGATAAAAGTTCTGGAAGGGGCTAACCAGCACGTGCCTCCTGAGGTGCGAGAGATGGCTTTGCGTGGTGGGCCTCCTTTTGGCAAGGATCGGGGTGGGATTAATCGTTTTGATTCTGGCGGCAGCGGTGGGCGTTGGGATTCTGGAGGCCGCAGTGGCATGAGAGATGGTGGCTTTGGTGGCCGTGGTAGCATGAGGGATGGTAACTTTGGTGGCCGTGCTGGTGGCTTCAGAGATGGTGGCTTTGGTGGTCGTGGCAGCGGAAGGGATGGTCCTTCTGGGGGCCATGGTGCAAGAAATGACTTCTTTCCTGGGCGTGGAAACAGGGGGCGGGGATTTGGCAGCCCTGGTGGCAGTCATGTTGGTTGGAGCAGAAATGAACGCGGGCCACATGATCGCTACAACACAATGGATGGGCGTGGTCGTGGGCGTGGACGGAGCCGTTTTGATAACAGGAGAGACTTTCCAGATAGGAGTAGGGGCAGAAGCTATAGCTCTAGCCCAGAAAGGGTTCGTACATGGGGTTATAGCAGAAGTAGAAGCAGAAGTCGGAGTTGGAGCCGGAGCCGGAGCCGGAGCCGGAGCAGGAGCAGGAGCCGTAGCTGGAGGCGGAGCCGGTCCCGTAGCCGTAGTCCTAGCTCTAGTCGTAGCTACAGTCGCAGCCGTAGCCACAGTCACAGTCGCAGCTATGATCGACATGAGAGGCCGCGCGAACAAGATGTTAAGAAAGACCTCACTGTGCAAGAATTTGAGGCTCCTCCTGAAGCAAAGATGTCTCCAATGTCTGCCCTTACTCGGAGCAATGCATTTACAGGTTCTGAGCCTGCAGTGCAGCCAACGATAGTTGAAACTACTGAACCGGTGCAACCTCAGGCTCCAGGAGACCCTCATCACTAA